GGGAAGAGGAAGGAACCTCTTGCAAGGTGAACTTCTCGTGCAAGATGAGGGCAAGGAAGAAGCTGGCACCGACGAGGAAATAGTGGCGGAAAGTGTCGAGCTCCCTGTCGTAGGTTCTCCTGACGAGTGGGTGAAGGCGCATGCAATAGACGATCGCCAAGGAGCTCACAATGAACACTATCTTCATCACCGTGTTGTACAACGATATGAACTCCGTGAACAGATCTAGATACCTCGCCAGGAACACTATCGCATATAACTCCTGCGTCTTCCGAGAAATTCCTGAAACAAACCGTAACCGCCCCCAATTCAGATCAGTAGATCAGTGGAATCGAAATGACCTAACTCAAAAATTAGTGTTTTATCGGTTTGAGGAAGGAATGCGAGTGAAATGAAGAGAGGGAGAGACCTGAGCATGATTTGGTGGCGTAGATCTTGAGGAGGAGTACCAGAATGCTGAGAAGATGGGTCATATCACCGGCGAGCCTGAAGATATTCAtcttgacgcgctctcaacacTCCAATGCCCTAGacagagagacagagagaaaCGCAGCACAAACACAAAGCAATGGAAAAATGAACGAGCGGAAGGAAGATCCCGTGTGCCAACGACGCTGCGCTACAATTTTAAATACTCAAAATTGTAGGTCCTTTTTCCAAATTCTTTTATATTACATTTACCCCcaatttatttttggatttagCTAACAAAAGTATGTGTTAAgattataaatttttctttgatgaCTGTTAAAGGttataaattgaaaatattgTTATAAAAGTTAtacagaatttaattttttttaaatagagtcATAGTGtattaattaaagtaaaaaaatatttttattaacaataattttttttgttgtcagGAAATGGGCTAGGAGAACCCAGCCCAAAGAACAAACATAACAATGATACACTAAACAAGCTTTCCTCCCTCTCAAAACACTCTAACTACTCCCTCACCTGATCATACGCATAAAACGGCCAAGGCAAAAACATCatgaataaagaaaatagaTGAAGGGCGATCAAACTGGAGCCACGCAAACCTGCTTCTCCATCCAATCCAACGCCGGTGAGAAAGATTGCTTTCCAAcgggaaaataaaatttttaatagtttttttagGTAAACCAACCGGGCCGAAGCCCAACACAACAATCCAACAATCCGCACACATATTACTCTCCCTGTgaacttgctgaatcttaatTTCCCAAGGCCTTGCTTCAAAAGTTTAAACTCCATAACGTCTCTGACCAGGGAATTGTGCATGGGAGAAACTCGGTGGCCacttaatttcttaaaaaactTCGTATGAGTCTATATCAAGTTCTAAACTATGGCCACTCCAATCTCGCAGGCCATCTTTATACCATTAAAAACACCCCATAATTcatcttgattttttttaacattttactTGTTTTTTTCTTCGTCTGAAGTTTATACCTGCTGTCCACCGAGAATTTAACCAACCCACTTATGTAGTAACTAGTAAGCATCTCCCACGACTTTGTCCAGAATAAGTGCAGGAGAAAGTATAGGTAAACAAGGTAAATGTTGAATAacgtaaattaattattaaaattagatttttaattagaataatcaatttttgaatttaaattattagagTTATGCAAGTAATTTCTTCTGTCGCGTCGTGTTTCTATTTCACGTCCCGACGAAAAAGGCACTGTAGTTTCAACCACCGCAACGTGTAGTGCTGCTGAAAGCCATCCACCATCGCGGCTTCATGCTCGCGCGCCGCAGCCCCACCCCATGTCGAGATTCGTAGTAGCGTCGCCCAACCATTGCAATCCTTTTCTATTCCGCAATTCGCAACAGCAAAGACAACCACCGTAATCCCTCTCCCTCACGTTAGTAGCTGCGCCGCCCGACCACCGCAGCAACCTCTTCCTCGCGATT
The genomic region above belongs to Arachis duranensis cultivar V14167 chromosome 3, aradu.V14167.gnm2.J7QH, whole genome shotgun sequence and contains:
- the LOC107482212 gene encoding ER lumen protein-retaining receptor A — encoded protein: MNIFRLAGDMTHLLSILVLLLKIYATKSCSGISRKTQELYAIVFLARYLDLFTEFISLYNTVMKIVFIVSSLAIVYCMRLHPLVRRTYDRELDTFRHYFLVGASFFLALILHEKFTLQEIFWAFSIYLEAVAILPQLVLLQRSGNVDNLTGQYVFFLGAYRAFYILNWIYRYLTEPRFTRWIACVSGVVQTALYADFFYYYFISWKNNSKLKLPA